A window from Mycobacterium saskatchewanense encodes these proteins:
- a CDS encoding serine/threonine-protein kinase, producing MSGAPSSRAGSKFGPYELKRTLGRGAMGEVYEAEHTVKGWTVALKLMSESVSRDPVFRERMKREARITGRLQEPHVVPIHDYGEIDGQMFLEMRLIEGTDLDGLLKRHGPLTPPRAVAIITQVASALDAAHAAGVTHRDVKPSNVLVTRDDFAYLVDFGIASANTDEKLTQVGTAIGTWKYMAPERFSNDKVDHRADIYSLACVLYECLTGSPPYQSDSAGVLVSAHLNEPVPRASFHRAGIPKAFDSVIARGMAKHPQDRYASAGELARAAADALTSPDREQTVNILRRSAESTLPGQRDAPQRAPVNPLNSGGIPAAPPGGYAHPADSGPMRGPNQPNGPYYQTRWAGAPPIVPGPITGPPPWGHAPPRRNPWVIVAVAAAIVAVLILVAIGVALATNDDDNAATAQSSTTTAHTTTSRTATTTTTFTSPSNPSPGTVDRLLGLLPPGYPPGSCKPQGQPMPGSVVSVVCGPNTDPDGPSVSAYGLFSDLPGLQDAFTGFSKSDTLVPCPGGKASPGTWWHTKDPNTVLGQLACGTYKGDEPQVMWSNQQTMVFALVGAKPQGPNLDQLYKWWTSHS from the coding sequence ATGAGCGGGGCGCCGAGCTCGCGGGCGGGGTCGAAGTTCGGTCCGTACGAACTCAAACGGACCCTTGGCCGCGGCGCGATGGGCGAGGTCTATGAAGCGGAGCACACCGTCAAGGGCTGGACCGTCGCCCTCAAGCTGATGTCGGAGTCCGTCAGCCGTGACCCGGTGTTTCGCGAGCGGATGAAGCGCGAGGCGCGGATCACCGGCAGGCTGCAGGAACCGCACGTGGTGCCCATCCACGACTACGGCGAGATCGACGGCCAGATGTTCCTGGAGATGCGCCTGATCGAGGGCACCGACCTCGACGGTCTGCTCAAGCGCCACGGGCCGCTCACCCCGCCCCGAGCGGTCGCCATCATCACCCAGGTCGCGTCGGCCCTGGACGCCGCCCACGCCGCCGGGGTGACCCACCGCGACGTCAAGCCATCCAACGTCCTGGTGACCCGCGACGACTTCGCCTACCTGGTCGACTTCGGCATCGCCAGCGCCAACACCGACGAGAAACTCACCCAGGTCGGGACGGCGATCGGCACCTGGAAATACATGGCGCCCGAACGCTTTTCCAACGACAAGGTGGATCATCGCGCCGATATCTACTCGCTGGCTTGCGTCTTGTACGAATGCCTGACCGGCTCCCCGCCATACCAATCCGACAGCGCCGGGGTGCTGGTCAGCGCCCACCTGAACGAACCCGTACCCCGGGCGAGCTTCCACCGCGCCGGCATCCCGAAGGCCTTCGACAGCGTGATCGCCCGCGGCATGGCCAAACATCCGCAGGATCGCTACGCGAGCGCCGGTGAGCTGGCGCGCGCCGCTGCGGACGCGCTTACCAGCCCCGATCGCGAGCAGACGGTGAACATCTTGCGCCGCAGCGCGGAATCGACGCTGCCCGGCCAGCGGGACGCACCCCAGCGGGCGCCGGTGAACCCGCTCAACTCCGGGGGCATCCCGGCGGCCCCGCCCGGCGGCTATGCCCACCCCGCCGACAGCGGGCCGATGCGCGGACCCAATCAGCCCAACGGCCCGTACTACCAAACGCGTTGGGCCGGTGCGCCGCCGATCGTGCCTGGGCCGATCACCGGGCCGCCGCCGTGGGGCCACGCCCCGCCCAGGCGCAACCCCTGGGTGATCGTCGCCGTCGCGGCAGCGATCGTCGCGGTCCTGATCCTCGTCGCCATCGGCGTCGCGCTCGCCACCAACGACGACGACAACGCCGCAACGGCGCAAAGCTCGACGACCACCGCACACACAACGACGAGCCGAACCGCAACGACCACAACGACATTCACGTCTCCGTCGAACCCCTCCCCCGGTACCGTGGACCGGCTGCTGGGGCTGTTGCCACCCGGCTACCCGCCCGGCTCCTGCAAGCCGCAGGGCCAACCGATGCCGGGATCGGTCGTCTCGGTCGTGTGCGGGCCGAACACCGATCCCGACGGCCCGTCGGTCTCGGCGTACGGGCTGTTCTCGGACCTGCCGGGGTTGCAGGACGCCTTCACCGGCTTCAGCAAGAGCGACACCCTGGTCCCATGCCCGGGCGGCAAGGCTTCACCGGGTACCTGGTGGCACACCAAAGACCCGAACACCGTCCTCGGGCAGCTCGCGTGCGGCACCTACAAGGGGGACGAGCCGCAGGTGATGTGGAGCAATCAGCAAACCATGGTGTTCGCCCTCGTCGGCGCAAAACCCCAAGGACCCAACCTCGATCAGCTATACAAGTGGTGGACGTCGCACTCTTAG
- a CDS encoding adenylate/guanylate cyclase domain-containing protein, which translates to MEEEGQNQQIGDLLDGLEGAARAERAELVEWLFEQGVTADEIRATSPPLLLATRHLVGDDGTYVSTREISETHGVDLELLQRLQRAIGLVSVDDPDAVVHMRADGEAAAYAQLFVDLGLDPDTVVLVVRVLAEGLSRAAEVMRYSALSAIMRPGATEVEIAKASKALVSQLAPLLGPMIQDMLFMQLRHMMETEAVNAAERAAGQPLPGAREVTVGFADLVGFTRIGEAVSAEELGHLANRLADLARDVTAPPVRFIKTIGDAVMFVCPDPVPLLDVVLKLVDGVDTDNDFPRLRAGMASGMAVSRAGDWFGSPVNVASRVTGVARPGTVLVADSVWGAIEDGGDFVGSFAGARRLKGIKNEVKLFRVRRGNGARDRG; encoded by the coding sequence GTGGAGGAAGAGGGGCAGAACCAACAAATCGGCGATCTGCTCGACGGGCTCGAGGGCGCCGCCCGCGCCGAGCGGGCGGAGCTCGTGGAATGGCTGTTCGAGCAGGGCGTCACCGCCGACGAGATCCGTGCGACCAGCCCGCCGCTCCTGCTGGCCACCCGGCACCTGGTCGGCGACGACGGCACCTATGTGTCGACCCGGGAGATCAGCGAGACCCACGGCGTCGACCTGGAACTCCTGCAACGGCTGCAGCGTGCCATCGGGCTCGTCTCGGTGGACGATCCGGACGCGGTCGTCCACATGCGCGCGGACGGCGAAGCCGCCGCCTATGCCCAACTGTTCGTGGACCTTGGCCTCGACCCCGACACGGTGGTCCTCGTGGTCCGGGTGCTGGCCGAAGGCCTGTCGCGCGCCGCGGAGGTGATGCGCTACTCCGCGCTCTCGGCGATCATGCGCCCGGGCGCCACCGAGGTCGAAATCGCCAAGGCCTCAAAGGCATTGGTGAGCCAGCTCGCCCCGCTGCTGGGCCCCATGATTCAGGACATGCTGTTCATGCAGCTTCGGCACATGATGGAGACCGAGGCCGTCAACGCCGCCGAGCGGGCCGCCGGCCAACCGCTGCCCGGGGCGCGCGAGGTCACCGTCGGCTTCGCCGACCTCGTCGGGTTCACCCGGATAGGTGAGGCGGTATCGGCCGAAGAGCTGGGGCACCTGGCCAACCGGCTGGCCGACCTCGCCCGCGACGTGACCGCCCCGCCGGTGCGGTTCATCAAGACGATCGGCGACGCCGTGATGTTCGTCTGCCCGGATCCGGTTCCCCTGCTCGACGTCGTCTTGAAGCTCGTCGACGGCGTGGATACCGACAACGACTTCCCCCGGTTGCGGGCCGGGATGGCTTCCGGGATGGCCGTGAGCCGCGCCGGCGACTGGTTCGGCAGCCCCGTCAATGTCGCGAGCCGCGTCACCGGGGTGGCCCGCCCGGGCACGGTGCTGGTCGCGGATTCGGTGTGGGGAGCCATCGAGGATGGCGGGGATTTTGTGGGGTCCTTCGCGGGGGCGCGCCGCCTCAAGGGCATCAAGAACGAAGTCAAGCTGTTCCGTGTGCGCCGGGGAAATGGCGCTCGGGATCGCGGCTGA
- a CDS encoding amidase, producing MDARDVAFAGAAAQAQMLADGELTSPDLLEIYLERIARLDDQLRCYRVVLADGARYEAAVAQDRLDAGERLPLLGVPIAIKDDTDVAGEVTTCGSGGHGPAVTADSEVVRRLRAAGAVIIGKTNVPELMMMPYTESLTFGATRNPWDLRRTPGGSSGGSAAAVAAGLAPLALGSDGGGSIRIPATWCGLFGLKPQRDRVSLEPHDNAWYGLSVNGPLARSVQDAALFLDATSTVPGPEGEFTDAAARDPGTLRIALSAKSPTPLPVRVGKAELTALEQAGALFRDLGHEVVVADPDYPATVIPANYLPRYLRGISDEADAQAHPERLEPRTRNIARLGSYFSDRRMEAIVAAEPALNARIQSIFDDVDVVVTPGTAAGPSRIGAYHRRGAVSTLLLVAQRVPYQQIWNLTGQPVASVPWDLDGAGLPMSVQLVGRAYDEATLLSLSAQIETARPWAHRRPPFS from the coding sequence GTGGACGCTCGCGACGTGGCCTTCGCCGGCGCGGCCGCACAGGCCCAGATGCTTGCCGATGGTGAACTGACCTCACCGGACCTGCTCGAGATCTACCTCGAACGAATCGCACGGCTGGACGACCAACTGCGCTGCTATCGCGTGGTGTTGGCCGACGGCGCGCGCTACGAGGCCGCCGTCGCCCAGGACCGCCTCGACGCCGGCGAGCGGCTGCCGCTGCTCGGCGTGCCGATCGCGATCAAGGACGACACCGACGTCGCCGGCGAGGTGACGACCTGCGGTAGCGGTGGCCACGGCCCCGCCGTGACCGCCGACTCGGAGGTGGTCCGCCGGCTGCGCGCCGCGGGCGCGGTCATCATCGGCAAGACGAATGTGCCGGAGCTGATGATGATGCCGTACACCGAGTCGCTGACCTTCGGGGCCACCCGTAACCCGTGGGACCTGCGGCGGACCCCCGGCGGCAGCAGCGGGGGCAGTGCCGCGGCCGTGGCGGCGGGGCTGGCGCCCCTCGCGCTGGGTTCCGACGGCGGCGGCTCGATTCGCATCCCCGCGACGTGGTGCGGACTGTTCGGCCTCAAGCCCCAACGCGACCGGGTGTCCCTGGAGCCGCACGACAACGCGTGGTACGGGCTGAGCGTCAACGGCCCGCTGGCGCGATCGGTGCAGGACGCCGCCCTGTTCCTGGACGCGACATCGACGGTGCCCGGGCCCGAAGGCGAGTTCACCGACGCGGCGGCGCGTGACCCCGGCACGTTGCGAATCGCCCTGAGCGCCAAGTCGCCGACTCCGCTGCCCGTGCGGGTCGGCAAGGCGGAGCTGACGGCGCTCGAGCAGGCCGGCGCGCTGTTTCGCGATCTCGGCCATGAGGTGGTCGTGGCCGATCCCGACTATCCGGCCACGGTGATCCCGGCGAACTACCTGCCCCGATATTTGCGGGGCATCAGCGACGAGGCGGACGCGCAGGCCCATCCCGAGCGTCTCGAACCCCGCACCCGCAACATCGCGCGCCTCGGTTCCTACTTCTCGGACCGGCGAATGGAAGCCATCGTGGCCGCGGAACCGGCGCTGAACGCGCGCATCCAGTCGATCTTCGACGACGTCGACGTCGTCGTCACGCCGGGCACGGCGGCCGGGCCTTCGCGCATCGGTGCCTACCACCGCCGGGGCGCGGTGTCGACGCTGCTGCTGGTGGCGCAGCGCGTGCCCTACCAGCAGATTTGGAACCTGACCGGCCAGCCGGTTGCGTCCGTGCCCTGGGACCTCGACGGTGCCGGTCTGCCGATGTCGGTGCAGCTCGTCGGTCGCGCTTACGACGAGGCGACTCTGTTGTCGCTGTCGGCGCAGATCGAAACGGCGCGGCCGTGGGCGCACCGCCGGCCCCCGTTCTCCTGA
- a CDS encoding HIT family protein — translation MSCVFCAIVAGEAPAIRIHEDNDYLAILDIRPFTRGHTLVLPKRHTVDLTDTPPETLAGMMGVGQRIARAARATELADATNVAINDGRAAFQTVFHIHLHVLPRRNGDKLSVAKGLLLRRDPDREATGRILREALARVDANRAD, via the coding sequence ATGTCCTGCGTGTTCTGCGCGATCGTCGCCGGGGAGGCCCCCGCCATCCGGATCCACGAAGACAACGACTACCTCGCCATTCTCGACATCCGCCCGTTCACCCGGGGCCACACCCTGGTGCTGCCCAAACGCCACACCGTCGACCTCACCGACACCCCGCCGGAGACGCTGGCCGGGATGATGGGCGTCGGCCAGCGGATCGCCCGGGCCGCCCGCGCGACGGAATTGGCCGATGCAACGAACGTGGCGATCAACGACGGTCGCGCCGCCTTCCAGACGGTCTTCCACATCCACCTGCACGTGTTGCCGCGGCGCAACGGCGACAAGCTTTCGGTGGCCAAGGGGCTGCTGCTGCGCCGGGATCCCGACCGGGAAGCCACCGGGCGGATCCTGCGCGAGGCCTTGGCCCGGGTCGACGCGAACCGAGCGGACTGA
- a CDS encoding LLM class flavin-dependent oxidoreductase — MHLSVLDLVPVRSDQTTGDALAATVQLAQAADRLGFTRYWVAEHHNMPSVGATSPPVLIAYLAAQTTHVRLGSGGVMLPNHAPLAVAEQFALLEAAAPGRIDLGIGRAPGSDPVTSYALRGGRDDRDIENFPDYLDDVAALMSARGVVVPLRSGEYRLKATPAAAGEPRLWLLGSSMYSAHLAAAKGLPYVFAHHFSGQGTEEALEVYRSRFKPSALTPEPLTFLTVNAAVAETRDEAMALMLPNLQVMARLRTGQPLGPVPLVEEAEVAQLSPEQQRIVESGLRRAVVGTAGEAAGQLRALAERFDVDEVMVHPVASAYQGTDPATAPARVNTLELLAKELF, encoded by the coding sequence GTGCATCTTTCAGTACTCGATCTCGTCCCGGTGCGCAGCGACCAGACGACCGGTGACGCGCTGGCGGCCACGGTGCAGCTGGCGCAGGCGGCGGACCGGCTGGGCTTCACCCGCTATTGGGTCGCCGAGCACCACAACATGCCGTCGGTGGGCGCGACCAGCCCGCCGGTCTTGATCGCCTACCTCGCCGCGCAAACCACGCACGTGAGGCTGGGATCGGGTGGCGTGATGCTGCCCAACCACGCGCCGCTGGCCGTGGCCGAGCAATTCGCGCTGCTGGAAGCGGCCGCCCCGGGGCGCATCGACCTGGGCATCGGCCGGGCGCCCGGGTCCGACCCGGTCACCTCGTACGCCCTGCGCGGCGGCCGTGACGACCGCGACATCGAGAATTTTCCCGACTACCTCGACGACGTGGCCGCGCTGATGAGCGCGCGTGGCGTGGTGGTGCCGCTGCGGTCGGGGGAGTACCGGCTCAAGGCCACCCCAGCCGCGGCAGGCGAGCCGCGGCTGTGGCTGCTGGGCTCGTCGATGTACTCCGCGCACTTGGCCGCCGCCAAGGGTCTGCCTTACGTGTTCGCGCATCACTTTTCGGGGCAGGGGACCGAGGAGGCGCTCGAGGTCTACCGTTCCCGCTTCAAGCCCAGCGCCCTGACCCCCGAGCCGCTGACGTTCCTGACGGTCAACGCCGCGGTGGCCGAAACACGAGACGAGGCAATGGCTTTGATGCTGCCCAACCTGCAGGTGATGGCGCGGCTGCGCACCGGGCAGCCGCTGGGGCCGGTTCCGCTGGTCGAGGAGGCCGAAGTGGCCCAGCTCAGCCCGGAACAGCAACGCATCGTGGAAAGCGGGCTGCGGCGCGCGGTCGTCGGCACGGCGGGGGAGGCCGCCGGGCAGCTGCGCGCGCTCGCCGAACGGTTCGACGTCGACGAGGTGATGGTGCATCCGGTCGCGTCGGCGTACCAAGGCACCGACCCCGCCACTGCGCCGGCGCGCGTCAACACTCTGGAACTGCTGGCCAAAGAGCTGTTCTAG
- a CDS encoding FAD-binding protein — MTDVLVSGASVAGTTVAYWLARHGCSVTVVERHPGLRPGGQAIDVRGPALTVLERMQLRAAADHVRTRIRGASVVDADGNELSQDTESTPTGGLIANPDIELLRDDLVELLYDSTKLNVEFLFDDSIVALEDDGTSVAVTFQHTDPRRFDLVIGADGLHSTVRRLVFGPEEQFIDRLGTFAAIFTVPNFLDLDYWQTWHYGDSTMAGVYSARNNKEARAMIGFMDPDLRIDYRDAEAQLVELEKRMADDGWVRPQLLEYMRTAPDFYFDEMSQIKMDRWSRGRVALVGDAAYCCSPLSGQGTSVALLGAYVLAGELKAATRDGEVDYELGFANYHKEFSDYVKRNQWLVVDNIPGGAPIPQDVFDRIVNSITLKDY; from the coding sequence TTGACTGACGTTCTGGTTTCCGGCGCCAGCGTGGCCGGCACGACGGTCGCCTACTGGCTTGCCCGGCACGGTTGTTCGGTCACCGTGGTGGAACGCCACCCCGGGCTGCGGCCCGGGGGCCAGGCGATCGACGTTCGGGGCCCCGCGCTGACGGTGCTGGAACGCATGCAGCTGCGGGCCGCCGCCGACCACGTGCGCACGCGAATCCGGGGCGCGTCCGTCGTCGACGCCGACGGCAACGAGCTGTCCCAAGACACCGAATCCACGCCGACCGGCGGGCTCATCGCCAACCCCGACATCGAGCTGCTGCGTGACGATCTCGTCGAATTGCTGTACGACTCAACCAAACTCAATGTCGAATTCCTCTTCGACGACAGCATCGTCGCTTTGGAGGACGACGGCACGTCCGTCGCGGTCACCTTCCAGCACACCGACCCGCGCCGCTTCGACCTGGTCATCGGCGCTGACGGCCTGCACTCCACCGTGCGCCGGCTGGTCTTCGGCCCCGAGGAGCAGTTCATCGACCGGCTGGGCACCTTCGCGGCGATCTTCACCGTCCCCAACTTCCTCGATCTGGACTACTGGCAGACCTGGCACTACGGGGACTCCACCATGGCTGGCGTCTACAGCGCCCGCAACAACAAAGAGGCCCGGGCCATGATCGGGTTCATGGACCCGGACCTGCGGATCGACTACCGGGACGCCGAGGCCCAGCTCGTCGAGCTGGAAAAGCGGATGGCCGACGACGGCTGGGTGCGGCCACAGCTGCTGGAGTACATGCGCACCGCGCCGGACTTCTACTTCGACGAGATGTCGCAGATCAAGATGGATCGCTGGTCGCGGGGGCGGGTCGCGCTGGTCGGTGACGCCGCGTATTGCTGTTCGCCGCTGTCGGGCCAGGGCACCAGCGTCGCGCTGCTGGGCGCCTACGTCCTGGCCGGCGAGCTCAAGGCGGCCACTCGAGACGGCGAGGTCGACTACGAGCTCGGCTTCGCGAACTACCACAAGGAGTTCAGCGACTACGTCAAGCGCAACCAATGGCTGGTCGTCGACAACATCCCGGGCGGTGCCCCGATCCCGCAGGACGTGTTCGATCGCATCGTCAACTCGATCACCCTGAAGGACTACTGA
- a CDS encoding uracil-DNA glycosylase — MLAHPRTGQEFDSPVPPGTGWPGDPATPQTPVAADAGQVVALSARADSMTELDAMVTVCRACPRLVSWREDVAVAKRRAFADQPYWGRPVPSFGSERPRLLIVGLAPAAHGANRTGRMFTGDRSGDQLYAALHRAGLVNQPTSVDAADGLRAKGFRIVAPVRCAPPANAPTPAERDTCWPWLNAEWRLVAEHVRVIVALGGFAWQVALRLPAASGMPKPRFGHAAVAELGSGVRLLGCYHPSQQNMFTGRLTPGMLDDIFAQAKKLAGIN, encoded by the coding sequence GTGCTCGCCCACCCGCGTACCGGCCAGGAGTTCGATTCCCCTGTACCCCCCGGCACCGGTTGGCCGGGCGACCCGGCGACGCCGCAGACCCCGGTGGCGGCGGACGCCGGTCAGGTGGTCGCCCTGAGCGCTCGCGCCGATTCGATGACCGAGCTCGACGCGATGGTCACCGTGTGCCGGGCCTGTCCGCGGCTGGTCAGCTGGCGCGAGGACGTCGCGGTGGCAAAGCGCCGGGCGTTCGCCGACCAGCCGTACTGGGGGAGGCCGGTGCCGAGCTTCGGATCCGAGCGGCCCCGGCTGTTGATCGTCGGGCTGGCGCCCGCCGCGCACGGCGCCAACCGGACCGGACGGATGTTCACCGGAGACCGCTCCGGCGACCAGCTGTACGCGGCGCTGCATCGGGCCGGCCTGGTGAACCAGCCGACCAGCGTCGACGCTGCGGATGGTTTGCGGGCCAAGGGGTTTCGCATCGTGGCGCCGGTGCGGTGCGCGCCCCCGGCCAACGCCCCGACGCCGGCGGAGCGGGACACCTGCTGGCCCTGGCTGAACGCCGAGTGGCGATTGGTCGCCGAACATGTCAGGGTCATCGTGGCGCTGGGGGGATTCGCCTGGCAGGTGGCACTGCGGCTGCCTGCCGCCTCCGGGATGCCCAAGCCCCGGTTCGGTCACGCCGCGGTCGCCGAACTCGGCTCGGGCGTGCGATTGCTGGGCTGCTACCACCCGAGCCAGCAAAATATGTTCACCGGTAGGTTGACTCCGGGAATGCTCGACGACATCTTCGCCCAAGCAAAGAAGTTGGCAGGGATCAATTGA
- a CDS encoding MFS transporter — MKTGGPAFLILFASLMATAGTGISVVAFPWLALQHQGSAGDASIVAAAMTLPLVLSTLVAGTAVDFFGRRRVSVVSDALSGTAVAAVPLIAWWAGRGALNLAVLAVLALLAAAFDPAGVTARQSMLPEAAARAGWSLDRTNSSYEAILNLAYIVGPGIGGLMIAAVGGINTMWVTASFFGLSLLAIAALRLEGVGRPHHTARPDGLVSGVVEGMRFVWNLRVLRALGLIDLVVTALYLPMESVLFPKYFSDRHQPAQLGWALMALGVGGVVGALGYAVLSRKLRRRTAVLTATLTFGAATAGVAFLPPLPVILVLCAVTGVVYGPIQPIYNYVMQTRAPQHLRGRVVGVMTGLTFAAGPLGLLVAGPLTDAAGLKATFLALALPIVVVGLIATRLPSLRELDPEPAVRT; from the coding sequence ATGAAAACCGGCGGCCCTGCGTTTTTGATTCTGTTCGCCTCGCTGATGGCGACGGCGGGCACCGGCATTTCGGTGGTGGCGTTTCCGTGGCTGGCGCTGCAGCACCAGGGCAGCGCGGGGGACGCGTCGATCGTCGCGGCTGCCATGACCCTCCCTCTGGTGCTCTCGACGCTGGTCGCCGGCACCGCGGTCGACTTCTTCGGGCGCCGCCGGGTATCGGTCGTTTCCGACGCGCTGTCGGGCACGGCGGTGGCGGCCGTACCGCTGATCGCCTGGTGGGCCGGCCGCGGCGCGCTGAACTTGGCGGTGCTGGCGGTCCTGGCGTTGCTGGCGGCCGCTTTCGACCCGGCCGGGGTGACGGCCCGCCAGTCGATGCTGCCCGAGGCGGCGGCCCGTGCCGGCTGGTCGCTGGACCGCACCAACAGCAGCTACGAGGCGATCCTCAACCTCGCCTACATCGTCGGCCCGGGGATTGGGGGCTTGATGATCGCCGCGGTGGGTGGGATCAACACGATGTGGGTCACGGCCAGCTTTTTCGGGCTGTCCCTCCTCGCCATCGCGGCACTCCGCCTCGAGGGCGTCGGGCGGCCGCACCACACCGCCCGGCCCGACGGCCTGGTGTCCGGCGTCGTGGAGGGGATGCGGTTCGTCTGGAATCTGCGGGTGCTGCGGGCGCTCGGCCTGATCGACCTGGTGGTCACCGCGCTGTACCTGCCGATGGAAAGCGTGTTGTTTCCCAAGTACTTCAGTGACCGGCATCAACCCGCACAGCTGGGTTGGGCCCTGATGGCGCTCGGGGTCGGTGGCGTCGTGGGCGCCCTCGGCTACGCCGTGCTGTCGAGGAAACTGCGGCGGCGCACCGCCGTGCTGACCGCTACCCTCACCTTCGGCGCGGCGACGGCGGGCGTCGCCTTCCTGCCCCCGCTGCCGGTGATCCTGGTGCTCTGCGCGGTCACCGGCGTGGTGTACGGGCCGATCCAGCCGATCTACAACTACGTGATGCAGACCCGGGCCCCGCAGCACCTGCGCGGCCGCGTCGTCGGGGTGATGACGGGGCTGACCTTCGCCGCGGGCCCGCTCGGACTGCTGGTGGCCGGCCCGCTGACCGACGCCGCGGGGCTGAAGGCGACGTTCCTGGCGCTGGCGCTGCCGATCGTGGTGGTCGGCCTCATCGCCACCCGGCTGCCGTCGCTGCGGGAGCTGGACCCGGAGCCGGCGGTCCGAACGTAG
- a CDS encoding FAD-binding oxidoreductase, whose protein sequence is MSSDALADLIAGLPDGMVVTDPTVTEGYRQDRAFDPSAGKPLAVVRPRRTEEVQTVMRWATTNRVPVVTRGAGSGLSGGATALDAGIVLSTEKMRDIAVDPVTRTAVCQPGLFNAEVKKAVAVYGLWYPPDPSSYEICSIGGNIATNAGGLCCVKYGVTTDYVLGMQVVLADGTAVRLGGPRLKDVAGLSLTKLFVGSEGTLGVITEVTLRLVPAQNPSSIVVAGFSSVRAAVDAVLGITARLRPSMLEFMDSVAINAVEDSLRMDLDREAAAMLVAGSDERGRAGSEDATIIAEVFAENGATEVFSTSDPDEGEAFIAARRFCIPAVEAKGSLLLEDVGVPLPALGQLVTGIARIAAERDLMISVIAHAGDGNTHPLIVYDPADAAMTERAHVAFGEIMDLAVGLGGTITGEHGVGRLKRPWLAGYLGPDVMALNQRIKQALDPLGILNPGAAI, encoded by the coding sequence GTGAGTTCCGATGCGCTGGCGGACCTGATCGCCGGCCTGCCCGACGGGATGGTCGTCACCGATCCGACCGTGACCGAGGGCTACCGCCAGGACCGCGCGTTCGACCCGTCGGCGGGCAAGCCGCTGGCCGTCGTGCGGCCGCGGCGCACCGAAGAGGTGCAAACGGTCATGCGATGGGCCACCACCAACAGGGTGCCCGTGGTGACCCGGGGAGCGGGCAGCGGGCTGTCGGGCGGCGCGACCGCGCTGGACGCCGGCATCGTGCTGTCGACGGAGAAGATGCGCGACATCGCCGTGGACCCCGTCACCCGCACCGCGGTGTGCCAGCCCGGCCTGTTCAACGCCGAGGTGAAGAAGGCCGTCGCCGTATACGGGTTGTGGTATCCGCCCGACCCGTCGTCCTACGAGATCTGCAGCATCGGCGGCAACATCGCCACCAACGCCGGCGGGCTGTGCTGCGTGAAGTACGGCGTGACCACCGACTACGTGCTGGGCATGCAGGTGGTACTGGCCGACGGCACCGCCGTCCGGCTCGGCGGCCCGCGGTTGAAGGACGTCGCGGGGCTGTCCCTGACGAAGCTCTTCGTCGGTAGCGAGGGCACGCTGGGCGTCATCACCGAGGTCACGCTGCGGCTGGTGCCCGCCCAGAACCCGTCGAGCATCGTGGTGGCCGGCTTCTCCTCGGTGCGGGCGGCCGTCGACGCGGTGCTCGGGATCACCGCGCGGCTGCGCCCCTCCATGCTCGAATTCATGGACTCGGTGGCGATCAACGCCGTGGAGGACAGCCTGCGGATGGACCTGGACCGCGAGGCGGCCGCCATGCTGGTGGCCGGGTCCGACGAGCGGGGACGGGCCGGGAGCGAGGACGCCACGATCATCGCGGAGGTGTTCGCGGAAAACGGCGCGACGGAGGTTTTCTCGACTAGCGACCCGGACGAGGGCGAGGCCTTCATCGCCGCCCGCCGGTTCTGCATCCCGGCGGTCGAGGCCAAGGGATCGCTGCTGCTCGAGGATGTCGGGGTGCCGCTGCCGGCGCTGGGGCAACTGGTCACCGGCATCGCGCGCATCGCCGCCGAGCGCGACCTGATGATCTCGGTGATCGCCCATGCGGGCGACGGCAACACCCACCCGCTCATCGTCTACGACCCCGCCGACGCCGCGATGACCGAACGCGCACACGTCGCCTTCGGCGAGATCATGGACCTGGCCGTCGGCCTGGGCGGCACGATCACCGGCGAGCACGGCGTCGGCCGGTTGAAGCGGCCCTGGCTTGCCGGCTATCTGGGCCCGGACGTGATGGCGCTGAATCAGCGCATCAAGCAGGCGCTCGACCCGCTGGGCATTCTCAACCCGGGCGCGGCGATCTAG